Proteins encoded in a region of the Heterodontus francisci isolate sHetFra1 chromosome 19, sHetFra1.hap1, whole genome shotgun sequence genome:
- the cnbpb gene encoding CCHC-type zinc finger, nucleic acid binding protein b, whose amino-acid sequence MSSQLCYTCGHSGHWARECPSAGGRSRIRGRGRGSFTAARDICYRCGESGHLAKDCELQEDACYNCGKGGHIAKDCKEPKKEREQCCYNCGRPGHLARDCDHADEQKCYSCGEFGHIQKDCTKVKCYRCGETGHVAINCSKASEVNCYRCGEAGHLARECTIEATA is encoded by the exons ATGAGTAGCCAGCTGTGCTATACATGTGGGCATTCCGGCCACTGGGCGCGTGAATGTCCAAGTGCAGGTGGGCGCAGTCGGATTCGAGGTCGTGGCAGAGGAAGTTTCACTGCTGCAAGAG ATATCTGCTATCGCTGCGGTGAATCAGGCCACCTCGCAAAGGATTGTGAGCTCCAGGAAGATG CCTGCTACAACTGTGGTAAGGGTGGCCACATTGCCAAAGACTGTAAGGAGCCAAAGAAGGAGAGGGAGCAGTGCTGCTACAACTGTGGCAGACCTGGGCATCTGGCCCGTGACTGTGATCATGCTGATGAGCAGAAATGTTATTCTTGTGGAGAATTTGGGCACATTCAGAAGGATTGCACTAAAGTCAAGTGCTATAG ATGTGGTGAAACTGGACATGTCGCCATCAATTGCAGCAAGGCCAGTGAAGTGAACTGCTACCGCTGTGGTGAAGCTGGACATCTTGCACGGGAATGCACGATCGAGGCTACAGCTTAA